A single Thermosynechococcus vestitus BP-1 DNA region contains:
- a CDS encoding DNA-directed RNA polymerase subunit omega gives MQKRLHYSSLEINRRAEELIQHSANRYRITVQIANRAKQRRGLEASEDLDDLPLKPVIRAIIEMSDEVAQPELLADS, from the coding sequence ATGCAAAAGCGCCTTCATTACTCATCTTTGGAAATTAACCGTCGGGCGGAAGAGTTAATTCAGCACTCCGCCAATCGCTATCGCATTACGGTGCAAATTGCCAACCGGGCTAAACAACGGCGCGGGCTAGAGGCCAGTGAAGATCTTGATGATCTGCCCCTAAAGCCGGTGATCCGTGCCATTATCGAAATGTCCGATGAAGTTGCCCAACCGGAGTTGCTGGCAGATTCCTAG
- the ruvB gene encoding Holliday junction branch migration DNA helicase RuvB has translation MAIISSQNSPPERSRPPSVLSNQPTPEEQHSLAEDSLRPHSLQDYIGQQELKEVLHIAIQAAKARQEPLDHLLLYGPPGLGKTTIALILAAEMGVNCKVTSAPALERPRDIVGLLVNLQAGDILFIDEIHRLSRMTEELLYPAMEDFYLDLTVGKQQTARPRRLKLNRFTLVGATTRAGALTSPLRDRFGLVQRLRFYHPEELQQIVQRGAALLQTPITPEAALEIGRRSRGTPRIALRLLKRVRDYAAVKHDGRITLDVARAALELLHVDPAGLDGSDRRLLRVMIESYQGGPVGIETLAAATGEDVQTIEEVYEPYLLQMGYLQRTPRGRVATPRAWQHLGYTAPENQLPGLSSPYDTLS, from the coding sequence ATGGCGATTATTTCGTCGCAAAATTCACCACCGGAGCGATCGCGCCCCCCTTCAGTGCTCTCCAATCAACCCACCCCAGAGGAACAACACTCCTTGGCTGAGGACTCCTTACGTCCTCACTCTTTACAGGACTACATTGGTCAGCAGGAACTCAAGGAGGTGCTGCACATTGCCATCCAGGCAGCCAAGGCACGCCAAGAACCCCTTGATCACCTGCTGCTCTATGGCCCACCGGGCTTAGGCAAAACCACCATTGCCTTGATTTTAGCGGCAGAAATGGGGGTCAACTGTAAGGTGACCAGTGCCCCAGCCTTGGAACGCCCCCGCGACATTGTGGGTCTGCTGGTGAACCTGCAAGCAGGGGATATCCTCTTTATTGATGAGATTCACCGCCTCTCCCGCATGACCGAGGAACTCCTCTATCCGGCGATGGAGGATTTTTACCTTGATCTGACGGTGGGAAAACAGCAAACGGCACGCCCACGACGACTCAAACTCAATCGCTTTACCCTGGTGGGAGCCACCACCCGTGCTGGGGCTTTGACCTCACCCTTGCGCGATCGCTTTGGCTTGGTGCAGCGGTTACGCTTTTATCATCCCGAAGAACTGCAACAGATTGTCCAGCGGGGGGCCGCCCTCTTACAAACCCCTATTACTCCTGAAGCAGCTCTAGAAATTGGGCGGCGCAGTCGCGGTACGCCCCGCATTGCCCTGCGGCTTCTCAAGCGGGTACGGGACTATGCGGCGGTAAAGCACGATGGCAGGATTACGCTGGATGTGGCTAGGGCTGCCCTGGAACTGTTGCATGTGGATCCAGCAGGGTTGGATGGGAGCGATCGCCGCCTCCTCAGGGTGATGATTGAGTCCTATCAAGGGGGGCCAGTGGGAATTGAAACCCTTGCCGCCGCCACAGGCGAGGATGTGCAAACCATTGAAGAGGTCTATGAACCCTACCTTCTCCAGATGGGCTATCTGCAACGGACACCCCGCGGTCGAGTCGCTACTCCCCGCGCTTGGCAACATCTAGGCTATACTGCACCAGAAAACCAGTTGCCAGGGTTATCTAGTCCCTACGACACCTTGTCTTAA
- a CDS encoding TIGR03960 family B12-binding radical SAM protein: MAVPIPELLTPEIFKPARYLGNERGAVHKPWQAATVRWVLSYPEIYEVGASNLGHIILYNILNAVPDQLCDRAYLPAADLAAKLRATQTPLFAVESRRALREFDLIGFSLSYELGATNILEMLDLAGLPLTWWERQQASLEEIPLIFAGGQTATSNPEPYADFFDFFALGDGEELLPEIGLVVAEGKRAGLSRQDLLLDLAQVPGVYVPQFYDRQGDGSVKPNRPDVPARVLRRVATPMPHYAIGLVPYVETVHDRLTVEIRRGCTRGCRFCQPGMLTRPARDVAPEEVIAAIETGMRATGYNEFSLLSLSCSDYLALPAVGVEIKNRLQNENISLSLPSQRVDRFDENIAHIVGGTRQGGLTFAPEAGTQRLRDIINKGLTNEELLRGVKTAYEQGWDKIKLYFMIGLPGETDADVLGIAETIRWLRRECWIKGRKPLSFNLTISNFTPKPHTPFQWHAVSTSEFLRKQELLKAEFRTIKGLKANFTDVRISAMEDFVGRGDRQLGPVIRRAWELGAREDSWWENLDRAYAAWTQAIQEAGLDWKYRQLEAGEWNVFSGGNHNLDAPLPWDHIDTGISKAWLKEDLHRALEAVVVPDCSFAGCSHCGVCGIDFGHNVVVPPPPIPPIQGQPQVPQERVQRLRLTFGKTGEMTLLSHLDLLRLFERAVRRAHLPIAFSGGFHPSPRISTASALPLGVTSYGEIVDLEFYREVDAQTVLEQLRQQLPQEIPLYGCEVVPLSEPAASQALRAATYELLIRTPEPLERETWEQWLETLRATPEILYELTTKSGKTQVVNLRDRLLEIRLNEHQVHWPTVSLIYTGVCRNDGTFLRPEHCLYLLEKVSGHSLELGAIARQKLHLETP; the protein is encoded by the coding sequence ATGGCTGTTCCGATTCCTGAGTTGCTCACCCCTGAGATCTTCAAACCCGCTCGCTATTTGGGCAATGAGCGGGGTGCCGTTCATAAGCCGTGGCAGGCTGCAACGGTGCGCTGGGTGCTGAGCTATCCAGAAATCTATGAGGTGGGCGCCTCGAACTTGGGACACATTATTCTCTACAACATTCTCAATGCCGTCCCCGATCAACTGTGCGATCGCGCCTACCTACCGGCGGCGGATTTAGCTGCTAAACTGCGAGCCACCCAAACCCCCCTCTTTGCTGTGGAGTCGCGCCGTGCCCTGCGGGAGTTTGACCTCATTGGCTTTAGCCTCAGCTATGAGCTGGGGGCCACCAACATTTTGGAAATGCTGGATTTGGCTGGCTTACCGCTGACCTGGTGGGAGCGCCAACAGGCATCCCTTGAGGAAATCCCCCTGATCTTTGCGGGTGGACAGACAGCGACATCCAACCCCGAACCTTACGCTGACTTCTTTGACTTTTTTGCCCTTGGGGATGGCGAAGAACTCTTGCCGGAAATTGGCCTGGTGGTGGCCGAAGGCAAACGGGCGGGGTTGAGTCGGCAGGACTTGCTCCTAGACTTGGCACAGGTGCCGGGGGTCTATGTGCCCCAATTTTACGATCGCCAGGGGGATGGCTCTGTCAAACCCAATCGCCCCGATGTGCCCGCGCGAGTTTTGCGGCGGGTGGCTACCCCAATGCCCCACTATGCCATTGGCTTGGTGCCCTACGTGGAAACCGTTCACGATCGCCTGACGGTGGAAATTCGGCGCGGCTGTACGCGCGGCTGTCGCTTTTGCCAACCGGGGATGCTGACCCGCCCTGCCCGTGATGTTGCCCCTGAGGAGGTGATTGCTGCCATTGAAACGGGGATGCGTGCCACGGGCTACAACGAGTTTTCCCTACTCTCTCTGAGTTGCTCCGACTATTTGGCTTTGCCCGCTGTGGGCGTGGAAATTAAAAACCGTCTCCAAAACGAGAACATCTCCCTCTCACTCCCCAGTCAGCGGGTGGATCGCTTTGATGAAAACATTGCCCACATTGTTGGTGGTACTCGTCAAGGGGGGCTCACCTTTGCCCCGGAAGCGGGAACGCAACGACTGCGGGACATTATCAACAAGGGTTTAACCAATGAGGAATTGCTGCGGGGAGTAAAAACGGCCTATGAGCAGGGCTGGGATAAGATCAAGCTCTACTTTATGATTGGCCTGCCGGGGGAAACCGATGCCGACGTCTTGGGGATTGCGGAAACCATCCGTTGGCTAAGGCGGGAGTGCTGGATCAAAGGACGCAAACCCCTGAGCTTTAACCTGACCATCTCCAACTTTACCCCCAAGCCCCACACCCCCTTCCAGTGGCATGCTGTCTCCACCAGTGAGTTTCTGCGCAAACAGGAGTTGCTCAAGGCAGAATTCCGCACCATCAAGGGTCTGAAGGCTAACTTTACTGATGTGCGCATCTCGGCAATGGAAGACTTTGTGGGTCGGGGCGATCGCCAACTCGGACCGGTCATCCGCCGCGCTTGGGAATTGGGAGCCCGCGAAGATTCTTGGTGGGAAAACCTGGATCGCGCCTATGCGGCTTGGACGCAGGCGATTCAAGAAGCGGGTCTGGACTGGAAATACCGCCAACTGGAAGCGGGCGAGTGGAATGTCTTTAGCGGTGGCAACCACAACCTCGATGCCCCCCTACCCTGGGATCACATTGATACGGGCATCAGTAAAGCCTGGCTAAAGGAAGACTTACACCGCGCCCTGGAAGCAGTGGTGGTCCCCGACTGTTCCTTTGCCGGTTGTTCCCACTGTGGCGTCTGTGGTATTGATTTTGGCCATAACGTGGTCGTGCCGCCGCCGCCAATTCCGCCCATTCAAGGTCAGCCCCAAGTTCCCCAAGAACGGGTTCAACGTCTGCGCCTCACCTTTGGCAAAACGGGCGAGATGACTCTCCTCAGCCATTTGGACCTGCTGCGTCTCTTTGAGCGGGCCGTCCGCCGTGCCCACTTGCCCATTGCCTTTAGCGGCGGATTTCACCCCTCACCGCGCATCTCTACCGCCAGTGCCTTGCCCCTCGGCGTGACCAGCTATGGGGAAATTGTGGATCTGGAGTTTTACCGTGAGGTCGATGCGCAAACGGTGCTGGAGCAATTGCGGCAGCAGCTTCCCCAGGAGATACCCCTCTATGGCTGTGAGGTGGTGCCCCTCAGTGAACCTGCTGCTAGTCAAGCCCTGCGAGCCGCCACCTATGAACTGCTCATCCGTACACCTGAACCCCTAGAGCGGGAGACTTGGGAACAGTGGTTAGAGACCTTGCGAGCCACACCTGAAATTCTCTATGAGCTAACCACTAAGTCAGGGAAAACCCAAGTGGTGAATTTGCGCGATCGCCTGCTGGAGATTCGCCTCAATGAGCATCAAGTGCACTGGCCGACGGTGAGCCTGATCTACACAGGGGTCTGTCGCAACGATGGCACGTTCCTGCGGCCAGAGCATTGTCTCTACTTATTGGAGAAAGTCAGTGGCCACTCCCTAGAACTGGGGGCGATCGCCCGTCAGAAGCTACACCTGGAGACCCCATGA
- a CDS encoding ArsA family ATPase, whose translation MTRIVTLLGTTPEQQTALGLAIAQWFARQQQRTLLAVPSPATSLQFLIGSSDQVIGWQPKWLSEGLAIAELLATESLNAAWQELNRLVEPYLPQELVGKVYAGELVILPGMDTLLTLNTLRVHYSSGEYDVIVYAGGNSQDTLRLIGLPQGLAWYYRRFQRLLDQLDLNAIANAIGGPIASAIMAANIDTQKVRERFAEAKEWVDRGVKIAADPQQLSVFLLTDTTAISTAQTQWLWGSAQQVNVPISEVFCIGEPTPEVRRTFAPLRISVLPKDWSNWQHLVSHLPDLNQLGVAPAPHEFDETQQQVRIFLPGFRKEQVKLSEFSGELTVEAGDQRRHIELPPSLKGKPVRGGKFEAPYLIVSF comes from the coding sequence ACTGGGTCTGGCCATTGCCCAGTGGTTTGCGAGGCAACAGCAACGAACCTTACTAGCGGTGCCGAGTCCAGCCACGTCCTTGCAATTTCTCATCGGCAGTTCGGATCAGGTGATTGGCTGGCAACCGAAATGGCTATCGGAGGGATTGGCGATCGCAGAACTCCTGGCGACTGAAAGTCTCAACGCGGCATGGCAAGAACTCAACCGTTTAGTAGAACCCTACTTGCCCCAAGAGCTGGTGGGTAAAGTTTATGCCGGGGAACTGGTGATCTTGCCGGGGATGGATACGTTACTCACGTTGAATACCCTGCGTGTGCACTACAGCAGCGGCGAGTACGATGTGATTGTCTATGCTGGGGGCAACAGTCAGGATACCCTGCGGCTGATTGGCTTGCCCCAAGGGTTGGCGTGGTACTATCGCCGATTTCAACGTTTGTTGGATCAACTGGATCTGAACGCGATCGCGAACGCTATTGGCGGACCGATCGCCAGCGCAATTATGGCTGCCAATATTGACACGCAAAAAGTTCGAGAGCGCTTTGCTGAGGCAAAGGAGTGGGTCGATCGCGGTGTGAAAATTGCCGCAGATCCTCAGCAGCTATCCGTGTTTCTGCTTACGGATACCACAGCGATCTCAACCGCGCAAACCCAATGGTTATGGGGCAGTGCCCAACAGGTGAATGTGCCCATTTCTGAAGTCTTTTGTATAGGGGAACCCACACCAGAAGTCAGGCGTACGTTTGCCCCGCTCCGTATTTCAGTTCTGCCTAAAGACTGGAGCAACTGGCAACATCTTGTTTCCCATCTTCCGGACTTGAATCAGCTAGGAGTAGCACCGGCTCCCCATGAGTTTGATGAGACCCAACAACAGGTACGCATTTTCCTACCGGGATTTCGCAAAGAGCAGGTGAAACTCAGCGAGTTTAGTGGGGAACTGACGGTGGAAGCTGGCGATCAGCGGCGCCACATTGAACTGCCCCCTAGCCTCAAGGGCAAACCCGTTCGCGGGGGTAAATTTGAAGCCCCCTACTTGATCGTCAGTTTCTAA
- a CDS encoding RNA recognition motif domain-containing protein, with the protein MSIYVGNLSYTATQEDLEAVFAEYGSVKQVYLPVDRETGRKRGFGFVEMSSDAEEEAAIADLDGAEWMGRQLKVNKARPREAMGGSNNRYSRNR; encoded by the coding sequence ATGTCTATTTATGTCGGCAACCTTTCCTACACGGCCACCCAAGAAGATCTAGAGGCCGTTTTTGCCGAGTACGGTTCCGTCAAACAAGTCTATTTACCGGTGGATCGGGAAACAGGCCGGAAGCGGGGCTTTGGTTTTGTAGAAATGTCCAGCGATGCTGAAGAAGAGGCGGCGATCGCCGATCTCGACGGTGCCGAGTGGATGGGACGGCAACTCAAAGTCAACAAAGCCCGTCCCCGCGAAGCCATGGGTGGTAGCAACAATCGTTATTCCCGTAATCGCTAA
- the hisD gene encoding histidinol dehydrogenase — protein sequence MLRIITQLTDLRAELRRICDRTDSGEMSEQQATVEAILRRVAKDGDRALIEYTAQFDHIDLTPETLRVKGDELDAAYQQVSKELLDAIRLAKQQIEAFHRQRVPKSWVQFGEDGVVLGKRYTAVDAAGLYVPGGRAAYPSTVLMNAIPAQVAGVQRIVMVTPPGQGKGINPAVLVAAQEAGIQEIYRVGGAQAIAALAYGTETIPRVDVITGPGNLYVMLAKKQVYGRVGIDSLAGPSEVLIIADEAAHPAQIAADLLAQAEHDPLAAAILLTPSLSLAKAVVTAVNEQLADHPRRVLTEKAIAHYGLIGIVETLEQAVELSNSFAPEHLELEVEDPWSLVEQVRHAGAIFLGYSTPEAVGDYLAGPNHTLPTSGAARYASALGVETFLKHSSIIQYTPAALRKQGGAVMTLAETEGLISHRDSVRLRLQP from the coding sequence ATGTTGCGGATCATTACCCAGTTAACAGACCTACGCGCTGAACTACGCCGCATTTGCGATCGCACCGATAGCGGGGAGATGAGCGAACAACAGGCAACTGTTGAGGCAATTTTGCGCCGTGTGGCCAAGGATGGCGATCGCGCCCTGATTGAGTACACCGCCCAGTTTGATCACATTGACCTCACCCCCGAAACATTACGGGTGAAAGGGGATGAACTGGATGCCGCTTACCAACAGGTGTCCAAAGAACTCCTAGATGCAATTCGCCTCGCTAAGCAACAAATTGAAGCCTTTCACCGCCAGCGAGTGCCTAAAAGTTGGGTGCAATTTGGCGAAGATGGCGTTGTCCTAGGCAAACGCTACACTGCTGTTGATGCTGCCGGACTTTATGTGCCGGGGGGACGGGCGGCCTATCCAAGTACAGTTTTAATGAATGCCATTCCCGCTCAGGTGGCCGGTGTGCAGCGGATTGTCATGGTCACGCCCCCCGGTCAAGGCAAAGGCATTAACCCTGCGGTTCTCGTTGCCGCCCAAGAAGCCGGAATTCAAGAGATTTATCGCGTTGGTGGCGCCCAAGCCATTGCTGCCCTTGCCTATGGCACAGAAACAATTCCCCGGGTGGATGTCATCACTGGGCCGGGAAACCTATATGTGATGCTTGCCAAAAAGCAGGTCTACGGCCGCGTGGGCATTGACTCCCTTGCAGGGCCATCAGAGGTCTTAATCATTGCTGATGAGGCGGCCCATCCTGCTCAGATTGCAGCTGATTTGCTGGCTCAAGCGGAACATGATCCCCTTGCAGCGGCCATTTTGCTTACACCGAGTCTTTCCCTGGCGAAGGCAGTTGTAACGGCTGTGAATGAACAGTTGGCTGACCATCCCCGCCGTGTCCTCACTGAGAAGGCGATCGCCCACTACGGCCTCATTGGTATTGTTGAAACCCTCGAACAGGCAGTCGAGCTGTCCAATAGCTTTGCTCCAGAGCATCTAGAACTGGAAGTTGAAGACCCTTGGAGCCTTGTCGAGCAGGTGCGCCATGCCGGTGCCATTTTCCTAGGCTATTCCACCCCTGAAGCGGTTGGTGACTATCTGGCGGGCCCCAATCACACTCTGCCTACTTCTGGTGCGGCCCGCTATGCTTCCGCCTTGGGCGTAGAGACCTTCTTGAAACACTCCAGTATTATTCAATACACCCCTGCGGCCTTACGCAAACAGGGGGGAGCAGTCATGACTCTCGCGGAAACGGAAGGTCTGATTTCCCACCGCGACTCTGTGCGTCTGCGCCTTCAACCTTAG
- the mnmA gene encoding tRNA 2-thiouridine(34) synthase MnmA: protein MSDLPAVVVGLSGGVDSSVAIASLKAQGHPVVGLTLWLMKGKGQCCSEGLVDAARLCEQLGVPHHIVDSREIFEKYIVNYLISGYANGVTPLPCSQCNRLVKFGPMLAYSREQLGIDYIATGHYAQVKYNPTSDRYELWRAVDRHKDQSYFLYDLPQEILAHVLFPLGQQTKAETRALAAQYGLPTASKPESQDLCLIEAHGSMRQFLDQYLPRQQGEIVDVYGRVLGYHQGIHHYTIGQRKGLGIAAPEPLYVVALDREHNRVIVGDRATAGRRECTVARVNWVSIPPPKEPMTATVQIRYRTPPVPVTIIPDANAEQVQLEFAEPQFGVTPGQAAVWYAGDRLLGGGIIQPFGTPTLHPLEATATHV from the coding sequence ATGTCTGATTTACCGGCGGTTGTTGTGGGCCTTTCCGGCGGTGTGGATAGTTCCGTTGCCATTGCCAGTCTCAAGGCGCAAGGGCACCCCGTTGTGGGTCTGACGCTCTGGCTGATGAAGGGTAAGGGGCAGTGCTGCTCTGAGGGGCTAGTGGATGCGGCGCGCCTTTGTGAGCAGCTGGGAGTCCCTCACCATATCGTCGATAGCCGCGAAATTTTTGAGAAATATATTGTGAACTATTTGATCAGTGGCTATGCCAATGGGGTCACACCGCTACCTTGTTCCCAATGCAACCGTTTGGTGAAGTTTGGGCCGATGCTGGCCTATAGCCGGGAGCAACTGGGGATTGACTACATTGCGACGGGTCACTATGCCCAAGTGAAATACAATCCCACCAGCGATCGCTATGAACTGTGGCGAGCTGTGGATCGCCATAAGGATCAAAGTTACTTTCTCTATGATCTGCCCCAAGAGATTCTAGCTCATGTGCTTTTCCCCCTTGGTCAGCAAACCAAGGCTGAGACCCGTGCCCTCGCGGCGCAGTATGGTCTGCCCACAGCCAGTAAGCCGGAAAGCCAAGATCTCTGCCTGATTGAAGCCCATGGATCCATGCGCCAATTCTTGGATCAGTATCTGCCCCGTCAGCAGGGGGAGATTGTGGATGTCTATGGACGGGTGCTAGGGTACCATCAGGGGATTCACCACTATACGATTGGCCAGCGCAAAGGCTTGGGAATCGCCGCACCTGAGCCCCTGTATGTGGTGGCTTTGGATCGGGAACACAATCGTGTTATTGTCGGCGATCGCGCCACCGCCGGCAGGCGTGAGTGTACCGTGGCACGGGTGAACTGGGTCTCGATACCACCTCCTAAAGAACCGATGACAGCCACAGTGCAAATTCGCTATCGCACCCCCCCTGTGCCGGTGACCATCATTCCCGACGCCAATGCTGAACAGGTACAATTGGAGTTTGCTGAACCGCAATTTGGGGTAACGCCGGGGCAAGCGGCGGTTTGGTATGCGGGCGATCGCCTGTTGGGGGGCGGCATTATCCAGCCCTTTGGGACACCGACACTGCACCCCCTAGAAGCAACAGCCACCCATGTTTGA
- a CDS encoding DUF29 domain-containing protein codes for MQEVFIKQYRNGKKLFLSARGVTPHSIPEALEFTLEQTLDENSLPWPPAANSEGSVL; via the coding sequence TTGCAGGAAGTTTTCATCAAACAATATCGCAATGGCAAAAAACTCTTTCTCAGCGCCAGGGGGGTGACTCCCCATTCGATCCCTGAAGCCCTCGAATTTACCCTTGAACAAACCCTAGATGAGAATTCGCTTCCTTGGCCGCCTGCTGCGAACTCCGAAGGGTCAGTATTGTGA
- a CDS encoding peroxiredoxin, with translation MSLKLGDVVPNFTQASSMGNINFYEWAGDSWVVLFSHPADYTPVCTTELGEVARLRPEFEKRNVKVLALSVDSVESHLGWIKDIEEVNNVKVDYPILADEDKKVSTLYDMIHPNSLNNLTVRTVFIIDPQKRLRLTMTYPASTGRNFAEILRVIDSLQLTDNYSVATPANWQEGQECVIVPSLSDEEAKQKFPKGFNAVKPYLRLTPQPNK, from the coding sequence ATGAGCCTAAAACTTGGGGATGTCGTACCCAACTTTACCCAAGCCTCCTCCATGGGGAACATCAACTTCTACGAGTGGGCAGGGGATAGTTGGGTTGTCCTGTTCTCCCACCCAGCGGATTACACCCCCGTTTGCACGACAGAACTGGGCGAAGTGGCGCGGTTACGCCCAGAATTTGAGAAGCGCAATGTCAAAGTCTTGGCTTTGAGTGTCGATAGTGTGGAGTCCCACCTCGGCTGGATCAAAGACATTGAAGAAGTGAACAACGTCAAGGTGGATTACCCGATTTTGGCCGACGAAGATAAAAAAGTCTCCACCCTCTACGACATGATCCACCCCAACTCCCTGAATAATCTGACGGTGCGCACGGTCTTTATCATTGACCCCCAAAAACGCCTGCGCCTGACCATGACCTATCCTGCCAGCACCGGCCGCAACTTTGCCGAGATTCTGCGGGTCATTGATTCGCTACAACTGACGGACAACTACAGTGTGGCAACTCCTGCCAACTGGCAAGAGGGTCAAGAATGCGTGATTGTGCCTTCCCTCAGCGATGAAGAAGCGAAGCAGAAGTTTCCCAAGGGCTTCAATGCTGTTAAACCCTATCTGCGCTTGACACCTCAACCCAACAAATAG
- the ilvC gene encoding ketol-acid reductoisomerase, producing the protein MARMYYDADAQLELLKDKTIAIIGYGSQGHAHALNLRDSGLNVVVGLYAGSRSAERARAEGLAVHPVAEAAKMADWIMILLPDEVQRVVYEQEIAPHLQPGNVLSFAHGFNIHFGQIVPPAHVDVVMVAPKGPGHLVRRTYAQGEGVPCLFAVYQDASGQARDLAMAYAKGIGGTRAGILETTFREETETDLFGEQVVLCGGLSALIKAGFETLVQAGYQPELAYFECLHEVKLIVDLIVEGGLAKMRDSISNTAEYGDLTRGPRIITEETRAEMRKILHEIQTGQFAREFVLENMAGKPGFTAMRRREAEHPIEQVGQELRSMFSWLKRA; encoded by the coding sequence ATGGCGCGCATGTATTACGACGCAGATGCCCAACTAGAGCTCCTTAAGGACAAAACGATCGCCATTATTGGCTACGGCTCCCAAGGCCACGCCCATGCCCTCAACCTGCGCGATAGCGGTCTCAATGTTGTGGTGGGTCTTTACGCCGGCAGTCGTTCTGCAGAGCGCGCCCGTGCCGAGGGTCTAGCGGTCCACCCCGTGGCGGAAGCTGCGAAAATGGCCGACTGGATTATGATTCTTTTGCCCGATGAAGTTCAGCGGGTTGTTTATGAACAGGAGATTGCCCCCCACCTGCAACCGGGAAATGTCCTCTCCTTTGCCCACGGCTTTAATATTCACTTTGGCCAGATTGTGCCCCCCGCCCATGTAGATGTGGTGATGGTGGCTCCAAAAGGTCCCGGTCATCTTGTTCGCCGCACCTATGCCCAAGGGGAAGGGGTCCCCTGCCTGTTTGCGGTCTATCAAGATGCCAGTGGTCAAGCCCGCGATCTCGCCATGGCCTACGCCAAGGGGATTGGTGGCACCCGTGCCGGGATTCTTGAAACCACCTTCCGTGAAGAAACAGAAACCGATCTCTTTGGTGAGCAAGTGGTCCTCTGTGGAGGCCTCAGTGCCCTGATTAAAGCCGGCTTTGAAACATTGGTGCAGGCGGGCTATCAGCCAGAGCTGGCCTATTTTGAGTGTCTCCATGAAGTAAAGCTGATTGTGGATTTGATTGTTGAAGGGGGGCTTGCCAAAATGCGGGACAGCATCTCCAACACCGCAGAATACGGCGACCTCACCCGTGGCCCACGGATTATTACCGAGGAAACCCGCGCGGAAATGCGCAAAATTCTCCACGAAATTCAAACGGGTCAATTTGCCCGCGAGTTTGTGCTGGAAAATATGGCCGGTAAACCAGGTTTTACTGCGATGCGGCGACGGGAGGCAGAACACCCCATTGAACAGGTGGGTCAAGAACTGCGCTCTATGTTTAGCTGGTTAAAACGGGCTTAA
- a CDS encoding N-acetylmannosamine-6-phosphate 2-epimerase, producing MNLATQIRGGLIVSCQAPADSPLAAPEIIAAMAKAAVLRGAVAVRINTPAHIQAVRQAVNVPIIGLWKQTLPAYPVYITPRFADAVAVAAAGADIIALDATARSRPEPLQDLIQRIHNELGKPVMADIDSLENAAAAVAAGADWVGTTLFGYTETTAHTPPPSWSLLSQLVEHLSVPILSEGGIASPTMAAKALGLGAWAVVVGTDITGIDLKVQQYVAALKANTDLS from the coding sequence ATGAACCTAGCAACGCAAATTCGCGGCGGTCTGATTGTCTCCTGCCAAGCCCCGGCAGATTCCCCTTTGGCAGCGCCAGAAATCATTGCCGCTATGGCAAAGGCAGCAGTTTTGCGGGGGGCAGTGGCAGTGCGCATCAATACCCCAGCCCATATTCAGGCAGTGCGCCAAGCGGTGAATGTGCCCATCATTGGCCTCTGGAAGCAGACTTTGCCAGCGTACCCCGTGTATATTACGCCTCGCTTTGCCGATGCCGTAGCCGTTGCCGCCGCGGGTGCCGATATCATTGCCCTCGATGCCACAGCGCGATCGCGCCCTGAACCTCTCCAGGACTTGATTCAGCGAATTCACAATGAACTGGGCAAGCCTGTGATGGCTGATATTGACTCCCTGGAAAATGCGGCAGCCGCGGTTGCTGCGGGAGCAGATTGGGTAGGCACCACCCTCTTTGGCTACACCGAAACCACGGCACATACTCCGCCCCCCAGTTGGTCACTTCTGAGCCAGCTGGTCGAGCATCTCAGCGTGCCTATTCTCTCTGAAGGGGGAATTGCCAGTCCAACCATGGCCGCAAAGGCCTTGGGTTTAGGGGCTTGGGCAGTCGTTGTCGGCACTGACATTACCGGTATTGATCTTAAGGTGCAGCAGTATGTCGCAGCTCTCAAGGCTAATACAGACCTTTCTTAG